Proteins encoded by one window of Orbaceae bacterium BiB:
- a CDS encoding extracellular solute-binding protein — MFQYIKSVVQRLLLSVCLGGLSILPAVANIDKPVKSSVTANQHDNEQKNYYATHLNYDDPVELIESTDLNQVIDSHILAKQSIRAPEKIFIQSAFALIGRPKYKTGFTHFDYVNPNAPKGGEIKFAQIGTYDNFNRYSSRGAPERSSDSLYETLFVQSDDELSSYYPLLATSIRYSDKYQWAEVTLNPNAHFSDGAPLTAKDVEFTFNKLMTEGVSQYRVYNEGVKVMALDTHRVRFEIPESNRERLLTLVGNFMVLPKHFWQDKNFAEPLVTPPIGSGPYIAADYKLGQYAIYQRDPNYWGQSLPVNQGRYNFATKRNDYYFDDSVALEAFKAGEYDFRPESQPKNWFTQYQGPYFDSHYIIKKEDAVTTAVDTRWLAFNMERPLFKDIRVRQALTLAFDFAWLNHAFYYDSYKQPMSFFESTQYAAVGKPSALELAWLLPYKKIVPESVFGEAYHLPQSSGDGFNRENLLKAKALLEQAGWQIKDQRLVNTQTGEPFEFELLTYMGSDIKYAIPYQQNLAKLGIKMNINSVDYAQINSRLRSRDYDMMPTNYVAIPYPTSQLIILWGSDYLNSTWNSSALHNEAIDGLIKQIPKYSNDEAQLTALGRALDRVLTHEYPMIPMWSPRNIYYAYWNKFAQPEVKPLYAIGADTWWYDTDSAAKLPKNKQ; from the coding sequence CTTAATTATGATGATCCTGTAGAATTGATAGAATCAACCGATTTAAATCAGGTTATCGATTCCCATATTTTAGCTAAACAATCAATTAGGGCCCCTGAAAAAATTTTTATTCAAAGTGCTTTTGCGTTGATTGGTCGACCTAAATATAAAACAGGTTTTACCCATTTTGATTATGTTAATCCGAATGCGCCCAAAGGCGGCGAAATTAAATTTGCACAAATCGGCACCTATGATAATTTTAACCGTTACAGTAGTCGCGGAGCGCCAGAACGAAGTTCTGATTCACTATATGAAACACTATTTGTGCAATCTGATGATGAACTTAGTAGCTATTATCCGTTGCTCGCAACCTCTATTCGCTATTCAGATAAATATCAGTGGGCAGAAGTCACTTTAAATCCGAATGCTCATTTTAGTGATGGTGCACCGCTCACGGCCAAGGATGTTGAGTTTACCTTTAACAAATTGATGACTGAAGGCGTTTCTCAGTATCGTGTTTATAATGAAGGGGTCAAAGTGATGGCTCTTGATACACATAGAGTTCGTTTTGAAATTCCAGAATCTAATCGCGAACGATTATTAACATTAGTGGGTAATTTTATGGTCCTACCGAAGCATTTTTGGCAGGACAAAAACTTTGCTGAACCCTTAGTAACGCCACCTATTGGTAGTGGTCCTTATATTGCTGCTGATTATAAGCTAGGCCAGTATGCAATTTATCAACGAGATCCTAACTATTGGGGACAAAGCTTACCAGTTAATCAAGGGCGTTATAACTTTGCAACTAAACGTAACGATTACTATTTTGATGATAGTGTGGCATTAGAGGCGTTTAAAGCTGGCGAGTATGATTTTCGCCCAGAAAGTCAACCCAAAAACTGGTTTACTCAATATCAAGGGCCATATTTTGATAGCCACTATATTATTAAAAAAGAAGATGCGGTAACAACAGCGGTAGATACTCGTTGGCTGGCGTTTAATATGGAGCGCCCGCTATTTAAAGATATTCGAGTGCGTCAGGCATTAACCCTTGCTTTTGATTTTGCTTGGCTTAACCACGCTTTTTATTATGATAGTTATAAACAGCCGATGAGTTTTTTTGAAAGTACTCAATATGCCGCGGTTGGTAAACCCTCAGCTTTGGAGCTAGCTTGGTTATTACCTTATAAAAAAATAGTTCCTGAATCGGTGTTTGGTGAAGCCTATCATTTACCACAGAGTAGCGGAGATGGTTTTAATCGCGAGAATCTGTTAAAAGCAAAAGCACTGCTTGAACAAGCGGGTTGGCAGATTAAGGATCAGCGATTGGTCAATACACAAACAGGTGAACCGTTTGAATTTGAGTTACTGACTTATATGGGATCTGATATTAAGTATGCTATTCCATACCAACAGAATTTAGCTAAATTAGGTATTAAGATGAATATTAATTCGGTTGATTATGCACAAATTAATTCTCGTCTACGTTCGCGTGATTACGATATGATGCCAACGAATTATGTTGCGATACCTTATCCTACTTCACAATTAATTATCCTTTGGGGCAGTGATTACCTTAATTCTACGTGGAATTCATCTGCACTACATAATGAAGCCATTGATGGGTTAATTAAACAGATTCCTAAGTACAGTAATGATGAAGCTCAGCTTACCGCGTTGGGGCGTGCTTTAGATCGTGTATTAACTCACGAATACCCGATGATTCCAATGTGGTCACCGCGAAATATCTATTATGCTTATTGGAATAAATTTGCACAACCAGAGGTGAAACCACTTTACGCCATTGGTGCCGATACTTGGTGGTATGATACTGATAGTGCCGCTAAATTACCGAAAAACAAGCAATAA
- the yejB gene encoding microcin C ABC transporter permease YejB codes for MLSYLIRRLLLIIPTLLIILTINFFIVQIAPGGPVDQAISMLEMGPQSAGQGLLPGSSTQSINSNANLYKGSKGLDPQIIAAIEKQYGFDKPIWQRYIDTIKNFICFDFGNSFFKSESVTGLIIKSLPVSISLGLWSTLLIYFISIPLGIRKAVKDGSAFDFWSSMIIIIGYAIPSFLLAVLLIILFAGSSYFDIFPLRGLISSNFADLDTWGKIKDYFWHMCLPIIAMVVSGFASLTMLTKNSFLDEIRKQYVVTARAKGLSEKQILYRHVFRNATLLFVSGFPAAFVGILFTGALLIEIIFSLNGLGLLGYEAIIQRDYPVIFGTLYIFTLIGLVTKLISDLMYMLIDPRIDFEGR; via the coding sequence ATGTTAAGTTACCTTATTCGTCGGTTATTATTAATCATTCCGACGTTACTCATTATATTGACGATTAACTTTTTTATTGTGCAAATTGCGCCAGGTGGTCCTGTTGATCAGGCAATTTCGATGTTAGAGATGGGGCCTCAATCCGCCGGTCAAGGATTACTACCCGGTAGTTCAACGCAATCAATCAATAGTAATGCGAATTTATATAAAGGTTCTAAAGGGCTTGACCCGCAGATTATTGCAGCCATTGAAAAGCAGTATGGTTTTGATAAACCGATTTGGCAACGCTATATTGATACCATTAAAAACTTTATCTGTTTTGATTTTGGTAATAGTTTTTTTAAAAGTGAATCAGTGACCGGATTAATTATTAAAAGTCTCCCCGTCTCAATCTCATTAGGTTTGTGGAGTACACTACTTATCTATTTTATTTCGATTCCACTCGGTATCCGTAAGGCGGTTAAAGACGGTTCAGCATTCGATTTCTGGTCTAGTATGATAATTATTATTGGCTATGCTATTCCCTCTTTTTTATTGGCTGTGTTATTAATAATTTTATTCGCAGGAAGTAGTTACTTTGATATTTTTCCATTGCGGGGGCTTATCTCGTCGAATTTTGCTGATTTAGATACTTGGGGCAAAATTAAAGACTATTTTTGGCATATGTGTTTACCCATAATTGCTATGGTTGTAAGTGGCTTTGCGTCACTAACTATGTTAACTAAAAATTCTTTTTTAGATGAGATCCGTAAACAGTATGTCGTGACAGCTAGGGCAAAGGGATTAAGTGAAAAACAGATTTTATATCGACATGTATTTCGTAATGCTACTTTATTGTTTGTGTCGGGATTTCCTGCGGCATTTGTGGGAATTTTATTTACTGGCGCACTGCTAATTGAAATTATTTTTTCATTGAATGGCTTGGGTTTACTGGGTTATGAAGCGATAATTCAACGAGATTATCCGGTTATTTTTGGGACATTATATATTTTTACTTTAATTGGTTTAGTTACCAAGTTAATTAGTGATCTAATGTATATGCTAATTGATCCGCGTATTGATTTTGAGGGGCGCTAA
- a CDS encoding microcin C ABC transporter permease, with the protein MTTNNTLDQVSKPLSINQLRFRRFKQNRRGYISLWIFMIFFIISLFAELIINNKPIMVEYQGYYYFPIVKDYPETIFGGEFATNTNYLDPVVRQHIEQDGFMVWPPFRYSYNTLVYDTAKTFPTAPSEQHWLGTTDAGFDVLANIVYGFRISMLFAIALTLVTSVIGVFIGALQGYYGGKVDLFGQRFIEIWSGLPVLFVIILLSSIMPLNFWWLLAITVIFGWMGLVSVVRAEFLRTRNFDYIRAARALGVSDSKIMFKHMLPNAMVATLTFLPFILCGSITTLTSLDFLGFGLPLDAPSLGRLLLQGKNNLQAPWLGISAFVVIATLLSLLIFIGEAVRDAFDPNKGGVK; encoded by the coding sequence ATGACCACGAATAACACTTTGGATCAAGTTAGCAAACCATTATCGATTAATCAATTACGTTTTCGTCGTTTTAAACAGAATCGACGGGGCTATATTTCATTATGGATTTTTATGATCTTTTTTATTATCAGTCTGTTTGCTGAACTGATCATAAATAATAAACCCATTATGGTCGAATATCAGGGATATTACTATTTTCCGATTGTTAAGGATTATCCTGAAACGATTTTCGGTGGTGAGTTTGCTACTAATACTAACTATTTAGATCCGGTTGTGCGTCAGCATATTGAACAAGATGGCTTTATGGTATGGCCACCATTCCGTTATAGCTATAATACTTTGGTATACGATACCGCTAAAACGTTCCCGACAGCACCTTCTGAACAACATTGGTTAGGGACGACTGATGCCGGTTTTGATGTCTTGGCAAATATCGTATATGGCTTTCGAATCTCAATGCTATTTGCGATTGCCTTAACGTTGGTAACATCGGTTATTGGTGTGTTTATTGGTGCATTACAAGGTTACTATGGTGGTAAAGTTGATCTGTTCGGACAGCGCTTTATTGAGATCTGGAGTGGTTTACCGGTTTTATTTGTCATTATTTTACTCTCTAGCATTATGCCGCTGAATTTTTGGTGGTTATTAGCGATTACGGTCATATTTGGTTGGATGGGGCTAGTTAGCGTTGTTCGAGCCGAGTTTTTAAGGACACGTAACTTTGATTATATTAGAGCAGCAAGAGCGTTAGGGGTTAGCGATAGTAAGATCATGTTTAAGCATATGTTGCCTAATGCGATGGTTGCAACATTAACATTTTTACCATTTATTTTGTGTGGTTCTATTACAACGTTAACATCTCTGGATTTTTTAGGATTTGGTTTACCTCTCGATGCGCCGTCTTTAGGCCGTTTGCTATTACAAGGTAAAAATAATTTACAGGCACCATGGCTTGGCATTAGTGCCTTTGTGGTGATTGCAACATTACTCTCTTTACTGATTTTTATTGGTGAAGCGGTACGTGATGCATTTGATCCAAATAAAGGAGGCGTGAAATGA